The genomic stretch AAAGAAAAACTTCAGTCAGCATTAGCTAACTTGTAAATATACTTGATGTACTTAGACAAATGTGCTACTCCATGATTTTATGCATGAGGAGATATACTCTGATACAATTACATGCGGCACTTGGGTTATGTAATTATGTTGTTATATACTATTGATGTATATAACAACATAACCTACGTTCCCCATGTAACAACGTAACCCAAGTATCTGCGCTTCCTATATTTCCCTGGTTTTAGTCGGAGCTTCTTTGGAGGCACAATGGTAATGAGGGGTGCAGATACAAACTATTCCAGAGTAAAAAAGGAGCCTAATAAACAATGGTTTTTTCTTAATTTTCTACTACCATGAATCCATCTGTTTTTACCCATATAGATAAAAAGTTTTCATTGACTCAGTTTAAATTGTTTCTTGACCATCTGGGGATTGTGGCAGGGAAGCAGCAAAACTGACAGAGGTATCTGTGAGTGACAAGCTCGAAAGTTTTCGTGCGTCAAAGGAGGTAACTTTGCAACATAGAATCCACACTTTTGTTCTATCCTTCTTTGAATTAGTGTGGGTAGTGGTCTATTAAGCCCGAACTTGAAGTTGATATTAGTTTGGCAGCTGCGCACTAGGGAATACTAGGAACCGCACATATAAAAAAATTTCTAGGCGCCCTAACTTGACATTAGAGTTGATGTGATATCACGGATTACAGTGATCCAAGGTTATCTAAGTTCTAACTAGTACAGCGAGTTGCTTTGACATGTAACTAATAAGTGTTAGAAGATTAGAGGACGGTATAACGTGACAATTGACTTTATTAATTATCATGATAACTAAAACGTGCTGATTAATAAGTTTTTTGGAAAATTAACATCGTCCTAATCCCTGTTTTCAGCATTTTAGGGGGCTGAGTTTTCCTACCATCTCGTCTGTGGGATCCAATGCGGCCATTATCCATTACGGGCCAGAGCCGGAAACTTGTGCTGAGATGGATCCAGATAGAATATACTTATTTGACTCTGGAGCACAGGTAGATGAAATATCTTATTAACCAGCTTTAAATCATTTTACAATGGCGTTCATCTGATATTGTTTCATATTTTACTTGCCGCGGTGGTCTTTGAAAGTATCAAGATGGAACAACTGATATAACACGAACAGTACATTTCGGGCAGCCGTCTGCTCATGAAAAAGCATGCTATACAGGGGTAAGATTCTTACTTTAAAATGCAATAACATTCAAACTTGAGGTAGAGTAGGAATATGGTGCAGATAGGGGCTACTACCCACAATTGACACCATAATCCCGTAAACATTAGCAAGAAACTGTTTACTTGTTGGTCAGATGGCATGTGTTTGTGGAAGTAGTTGTAATGCATCTCTTTCTAAATGATTCAAATTTattgaaactccgtgttctcatTCAGTACACGAATACACGGTACAAAAATGCTTTACGGGTTGCAATCATAAATTCATTATATCGGGATTTCATGGATGTATTTAGTGAGCCGTTGTCGATGGGATCTTAATTTGAAAACTTTTTATCAAAATTGTACTTATCTCGAAATTTGATTCAAATAGTCTAAAACTTGAATTGATTTTCCATGTTAGTAACCTATTTGATTTCTCCTACGTTACTGAACCATAGGTTATTTCTTTACTTATCCTGAAATTTCTTGTAACTTGTGAGGTCCCTAAGTAAGACTTAATTTGTTTAACCATATTATCGTTTTAATTTCTAACGCTTGATCTGATTTGGAATTCTGCTTCGCCTATTAATTGCAGGTTCTCAAAGGCCACATTGGACTGGGTAATGCCCGATTTCCAAAAGGAACAAATGGTACTGCAACCATGGTCTTCACTCATCTAATCTGTATATGGATGATTATTTGGGTTGTTAGTTTTAATTAGTTTATTGGGACTTCTAAGTTTTGATGCCTTTGGAACTCTTCTCTGATTGGACGATCAAAAACACTGATTGTCTACTATTTTCACATTGCCTACAATAGTTCAAAACTTCAAATTACAATTACATGTGGATGTACTAATTTGTCGTGTATGTAACTTTTGTATTAGGTCATGCTCTTGATATTCTTGCTCGAATTCCGTTGTGGAAGAATGGCCTTGATTATCGACATGGTACTGGTCATGGCATAGGGTCGTACCTCAATGTACATGAAGGCAAGTGAAGGCTGTTACCTTTTTATAtaggttttatttttatttgtttttgttcgaGAATAAAGCTTGTGACCTTAATAAGTTGGCAACATGGGATGTGGTAATTTGCTGTTAGCCTAGCTTTATGGACCTATGGTATTATAATTTTACCAGGTTTACGGCTAATGTATTTAGTACGAAGCTCAAAGTTCTTACTAGTGTTTTTCTTATTGCTTGTTTGAGCAGGCCCTCATCTAATTAGTTTCAGACCCCACGCTCGGAATGTTCCACTGCAGGCCACAATGGCTGTAACAGATGGTTAGTAATGCTTTCAATGCCTATGAGTTCTGTATCAGGCTTTACAAATACTTGTGTATTCCTCATTTTGTTATATGTTAAATTGATTTGTCACGCATATAAGACTGTTACATACAGTAACTTTTTGTCTTCCCATGTGAGTTGTTGCATGATTTCGTCTATTTGGGAGTATATGCTAATGGCCACGATCTCCTTGTTTCTCAATTTCCCTTTCATTATTTGGATTTTGGGTGGGAGTACTCGGACTGTATCGAGATCATAACTAGGGTTGTTCACTCAGTGGTTCGGACCAAAgaccagaccggaccggaccatttggtccggaccagaccagaccgaattttgtttggtccggtccacagtccacctatttactctactttggtcTTCGGTTCGGTCCTGGACCAAACCGAATAGACCGCGGATCGGACCATGGACCGAAGTTATGTAAGAAAAGAATTTTTTAAATTgtaatattattaattttattttctattttgtttacacgtattataagatgtgtaattatgtagtaatctagtaagaaaataatgttgtttattttgattgttacgaacttctcgagttctagttttatatgCTAAAACATGTCAATGACAATAATATTTATTCCACTTTGGTCCATTTGGTCCGGTCCAGTCCGGTCCACGCGTTTTTATGGTCCAGACTGGaccggaccaatattaatatggtccggtcctcggtccacctcttaacccttctttggtctttggtccagagagtttggtccggtccggtccgatcCCGGACCAATGAACACCCTCATAATTGTATTTTAGAAATGCTTCTCTTTAAAAAAGTTGTCCCAGTTATTATCATATATTGGAAATATTTTATCCTTCTTGGACGTGCACTTCAATTTGAAgcctaatatttttttttaacctCTAGAGCCCGGTTATTACGAGGATGGAAATTTTGGAATACGGTTGGAAAATGTCCTTATTGTAAAGGAAGCAGATACAACTTTCAACTTTGGTGATAAAGGATACCTAGAGTTTGAGCACATTACATGGGTGAGTTTTTTTATTCCTGTATTTGTACCTTTTAATTCTCCCTGCATCCCATTTAAATTGTCCTCATTTGTTTAGAGGTTAATAGGTTATATCGAAAATTTACTAATGAAATACATAATCACTCCTCGACTTAAAAATTTGTGTCTACGTTTAAGTAGATGTTGTAGTCAATGTTTTACAAGGCTATCTCTTACACGATTTTTACTGAATTTGTTTCAGGCACCATATCAGCACAAGTTAATCGACTTGAAACTTTTGACATCAGAAGAAATAAACTGGTTGAACATGTATCATTCCAAGTGCCGAGAAATTTTGGCAGCCCATCTTAGTGATTCTGAGCTTGCGTGGTTGAAATATGCTACGGAGCCAATTAACGCCTAAGCGACTTATATTGTCTCCAAGTgtaatcttttattcattcattttcctGTATTTTCAATGTCTGTTTTTCAACAGAATGTACTCTATTTCACATAGTTTTAACTCCCTTTTATGGTTGATAGGAAtaccattgtttttttttttttttttttttttttcacaaaaacTTAGATGTAAACCACCGTGGTTAATAAGAATGCAAATTTGTTTGTATCATACAAATGAAAACGTCTCATGTGGTCTACATAGACCATTGTCTACAATCTTGTATAAACCTGATTCGGGTATTGAATTTGCAAAATCGGATTGGCTATCTAGTTTAAACCTTTGATCTGTGTTCCAAGCTTGCAGGCTGCCTCCGACTTTTTGTCtaaccctttgattatgctaccAAGTCTGAACCCTTGAATTGTCGATACCACCCTATTAAACACAAAATAAAACAGCAAAACTGCAAAAGTAGTATTCTATATAACTCACAAACTACCTTCTTGTTGGTGTTTTCTTCCATATTTCCTTTATTTGGGTATGCATTTGTGTGCCAGGACTCCCTCCCCATCACCATATGCACACCCTTGAAACCGCCTTTACCACCTCAACTATCAATTCCCTCCCCTCACCTGATAACGTCTCACCACCCAACTCAATCATTAAAAATCCATCGCCCACCCTAGAATCCCTTCCCCCCACCTATGAGAACCTTCGATATAGGGTTTTAGGTGCAGGAAGGGAATTACAGGGTAGGGAATAGGTTCTGAAGGTAGGTGGGTGCTTCCCATGGGGGGTTTAGTTGTCGATGAGGTCAGCCATCACATCAGATGCTTGCGCTGGTGTCAATCTGGGTTGGGTGAGAGAAAACTAGTCTCGATACGAGGATATAAATGTAATGTACTcccaaaagaaaagagaagaaaacacAAACTAGAAGGGAGTAAAAGTGGAGTAGAAGTGTATAACCTTAGAAGTTCAATTTATATATTCCATCATAACTCAAACTAGCCAAGATTCTATAAACCTGCAACAGAACACTACAGACAACAGTTTGTTTGCAGACATGCAATTGTCTCAGATATAACAGGTTATCTGCAATTTCAGAGCCAGTAAGATGAACCAGGTCCAACAGCACTAAGATTCTATTGACATAcctatataattttttttataaaaaaaaaaaaaaacttcagaagaaaaaaatcaaataaagagaagcaACATTAATATGGCCTGCCTTTCAGTTTTCAGAGAGGTTCGCCGCTTCTCTTCTAGGTCAGAGATTTCTCGCTGTCTTTCAATAACACCTTCTTTCGAATAATTAGGCCTTCAATACCAATCAATTTCATAGGAAACTGTACTGTACAGCTGATCCTAAAGCAGGATACTGGATACGCCGATTTCAGAAAGCATTGACATTTGACAGTTTCATTTTCGTGGCAGAGGCATAAAACTCAACTTCTAGCTTTAGCCCCGCCAAGAGTAAGCTCCAAATCCTCGGCGCCTACTTCATGTATTCTCTCCCCTTCCCAAGCATTAACAGCGGCGCCATTTTCAAACTCAAACTCTGAACCACGACCCCACCCGAGACTCATCCCATTAAACGACTCTTGGATGCTACTATGCTGAGCGACAGCTTGTTTCACTAGATTGAAAGTAGGAGAGGATGGAGCTCCAAGAGGGGCTCCAGTTTGGAAGCTGACCCATCTACCTGAATCAACCGTTGATGCGTCCGACTCATCACATTCAGGTATGGTAGGAGTAGCAATGTTGTTATTGTTCCGACGTGAAGGGCTAGACGGGGCTGAAACAGCAAAAAGCGGGTGGTGACGCATAGATTGTTGCGAGCCAGAACCATTTGAATTCGACAGGCACTCCCAATCAGATTTACGCTTAGACCCTCTAGAAGTCGGAGAAGAAAGAGGCGGTGTCACAGGGGCACTACTGGAAATCCGGATAGGAGGTAAATTCGTGGGAATGGAAGCCAAGTTCTGAAGAAACGGGAGTAAATAAGAAGACGGATTTGAATCATAACGAGAAGGGCTTGGAAACGATGAGGATGTCGGGCTAGCATGGTATGAAGGTATAGGACTAGGGTAAGCTGATGATTGTGGACTTTGTTGAACAGATGAACAACCGCTAATATTCGTTGACGTTCCCCCAATCTCCATTGGAGATGGCCTGCATCCCTGCAAGTTTACACGGTTCAATCACCACACACATTTAAGAAACATACTCAAATCACTCAACTCAAACAACCAAATGACATTCTCAAGTGCTTCAATTGGTActtcctccgtcccaatcatttattttaatcaaagataaaggGACCGAGGGAGTACTAACAAAGGCACAAATTcttgtgtaagacggttttacactaAATTAGTATAAAACCACTTATAGACGGTTTTACACTAAATTAGTATAAAGCCGTTTTACACAAACCAATCTTACCAGAATACAGTAACTGTTAAGAGTTTAATTCAACGGTATTAAATTACCAAAACACCCTTGACCACCACAAAGTATACAACCTGTTTACCTGTATACGGGGTTTGATCTAACTTAACCGGAGTTCTCGAGTTTCGATTACTAAAAACCCTAATAATCCTATCCGACTTGAATCCGAACTAAATCGACAATCAACAacaaatcataataaaaatgaaAACCCAGAAAAGAATAGATCTAAGAAATAACCTGACGATAAGTAGTACCATCATCTTCAACGATCCAACCAGCTTCAAGACAAAGAGATTTCAAAACTTCATTATTATCACAGTGTTTAGGAAGTTTATAATTACCCTGAGATCTTAAACCTGCAAATATTTTAGCAGCTATTGCACGTCGTCTTCTTtctcttttcttgttgttttctcTTTCTTTCCATGTTGGTAGTCTTCCGGTTGATCCCGCCATTGTTGGATCTTCTTCAAGCTTTCTCTCTCTAGTAATGGTGTGGAAGGAGGGAATAGAGCGTGTGAGTTGTGAAATATGGAGTTGTTTAGTTAGGCATTTCTCTGACAGCCTGCTCACGAGGTCTTTGCCTCccctcttttcttttccttttttcttttatttataatttgatcctaatttttgtttaagacagaTGTATTAAAATGCTATATTACGCATTTTTATTTTAAAATCGACATGTATTGTCAATTGACATCTTAAAAGAGATCGATTGTTGTTTGATAGAGAATGGTTcggaaaatattttatatgtcctttattttgattatttatttagttattttACTTTGGCAGACGGTTATTTGATTATAAGTGAACCAAAATATAAGAAAATGACCAATTTAGAGTATATGATTAATCCTAACCATGAGATTAGCGGTTGAATCCTATTACGAGAATTGAGCAAACTTCTTGGACAACTATTTGTCTATTTCTCAAAGTAGCTGGAATGAGAGTATTAGTCATTGTTGTTCAATCGTTCTACGGGTGATTAAAATCTTGTTTTCTAGACTAAGTTATTTAAACTATACTGAAATAATTAAACACAAATTTTTATGTAAGACGGTTGGTTTTacacaagttttttttttataaaataacgAGTTCTTTTAGTAATTATTTTTATCCATTAAATCTATTTTACAactatattaataaaaaataaatttgcGCAATACTAACTTGTAATTTAAACTAAATTAAGGTCTCCGTAATAAATAGGGAATACATTGTTTTAAACCAAAGTGAACCGAATTAGGTTAAAGTAATTAGAAGGAAAACGGAGATAATTATAATTAAATAATGTGGATGAGAGTAGATGAGTGCACGTGCGTGTATGGATGCGAGAAGAAGCAGGAAACACGTCCCTAACGAATTAACGTGTCAATGCCGGTACCAGAGCACGTGAAGGTGGTCCAATTGTTCAACTTTTATTGGACAATATCCCACGAGCATTCCCGGCGGCTCTATTTTTCAATGCTTTCAATTTTTGTGTGTCTTTGCTCGTCAAATCACAAAGCACAATTATTTTGTATAACAAGGCGTTCTTCTGACCGAATACAATTTAATGGGTTATTGTAGTAGTgttgaattgaattgaaattgAAATAAAACTAATTTGTGAAAAGACgaactgaattgaactaaatGAAGTTCAACcgaattgaactgaactaaataggctgaaattaagttcaaaagaacaagGTTTTAGTCTTAAATAGTGAAATGATTCGATAGTCGCTTGGATCAACTTATGTGATCGAGTTTAAATTAAGCGGATATCATTAGAAGGTTAATCAATATTCTGGAAATGGAATGAGCAGAGAGTGTAATATCTATACCACCGGCAAAAGCACATAATTCTTTTTCTTGTTCAATTAATATTCCGTATTTGTACTGTattttattttagcatttattaTTATCAATATTTTTCAATTTCTATTATTGATAAATTATTTCTTGCAAATTGACATTTTTGTGTAGTCCATAATTACACCCTTTTTTTCCTTCACCTGATTTTTGTTTTGTCAAAAGATATAAATATAGAACATAACCACATTAGAGAGAATAAGAGGAGAAAAAAGATTATACATCAAATGTACTACCTCACACTTAATGAGTTttcgagtttttgtgtatttttttttttgagttctaTAGACTTTATAAATTagattttagttttatgacgtcaaaaataaaatttttctgagcttatatgtaattgtTTTGAGTTATAATGGAACATTTTGAgattaatgtttaagtaaatgaactcaaaaactttctaataaaactcaaaaactttatattaatgctcaaaaactataccatctgatgtactacatcagatgtataatccacttaatataagaggagaaaaaagaaaaacaattgATTATGGAAAATGTTTGAGAGGGAGAGATAGTCATCTAATTTAAAAAACTAAGGTTATTTATGAAAGTAAAACAAAAAGATCAAACGATTTTAATAAAAATAAGTGATCTAACTCAAAAGTTTATGAAAAGTAATCACGGTTATTTGAGGTTATTATAGTTATTAGATGATAAGTTAGTAGAGGTAGCATGTATATTCAATGATATATAGTGTTATCAACTACTCCCTCCCGCCAGGAATTGCTGAGGCGAGAGCTATGGAGTTCGGGGTGAGAATGGCTCGCCAAATGGGACTCGAAAATATAGTGGTTGAATCGGATTATTGTATGGCGCTTGTGACCATGATGAAGGCGAAGAGTTTTCCGTCAAACTACTTGGGTAACGTGGGACGGTCGATTTTAAGTCTAGCTAGTTTTTTTAATTCTGTCGTGTTTAATTTTGTTGGTAGGGACGGGAATAGAGCGGCTCACTGTCTTGCCCATCTAAACCCCGTAGATTACTCTACTAGAATGTGGGTAAGTACGGTGCCGGAGCTAGTCTCGGATGTAGTAGACAATGATGTCCTTTTAATTTCTAATGGCGAATAAATAAAATGGCACGTTTTCCCCTCAAAAAAAACTACTCCTCCCTCCCAAATTTGTTGTTAGTATGGTCAAATAATCAATCTTTAACATATTTGATTTATCAAATGATACTTCATAGCATCATTAAAAGGTTATGACTACTGAATTGTAGGGAAATACTAGTACTCAACATTTGCATCATTCAATCATATAAAGTCAAACATCATGAAAAAATTTTTAGAATAGAAATAATTTAACTTGCTATTTACGCTACTAGAATAATTTAAAACTCTATTtaaattaaaacaaataaaaaattatCTATCTGCTATTACAAATGACACAAATCCTTATTTAAGATAAAAGTATCGTAAACCTGAAGTCAAATAGCATCACACCTGGACTTATCACAAGCCCACAACATGAGCATAAAGGGAACACAAGTAACATAACGCATGCACCTATACTTAAAGCAAGGCGTTGCTGAATATAGAGGAATTAAAAACACCAAAAGAACAACCAACAAAATCCCTCCCATAACCAACATTACAATCCCTAACACAACAACATCATCCAACACAACGTACAATCCCGTCAAGAACGCGACCGACATCATAGACAAGGCGGTCCCAATCAACGGCAATGCAACGTTTAACGACACCAAAATGAGCCTTACATCGTCTAGGTGTGCCCATATTAGGGTTACCATAGCAAGAATTGAGGTGTACATGGCAATGGTATTGGTAATCGCGAACACTTGGAAAGCCCACTTGTGGTCTAGGGTAGCCATACCTTGTTTTGGGTTTGAGTTGTTGTAGCCACCGGGGACGGTGAAGCCTGAGGCGAACGTCACGGTGGCTATTAAGGTGGAGATTATAAGGAGGGTGTTGATTCTTTctttgtatgttttgttttttcgTTTTCTAGGATGGTTTATGGCTTGGAGTTGTCCTTGTTCCGTTAAAATAAATGTTGTTTTGCCGTTAAGTACGAGTCCATTTGGGATTTGTGACATGTTTTGCTGGATTTGCTTGATTGGTCCCGGTGGGGATCTTGGAACACCCGCGTATATTAAAGCTAGCCAAGTCAAGCGCTGCAATAACATTAATAGAAGAAATACCATTAGTGATTAGGCTTACATTGAATAAATTGGACAATTTTTTTTAATATCCAAGACATTCTGTTTTCGTCTCATCCAAACTATTGTATCAGTTTTAAGTTTAAGATTGATATgtccgtcttaaataagaatttatgCAAATTCAAAGtaacaattactccctccgtaccagatcaaaggtaacacttactataaacggacgtaccacaccaaaggtaacatttcttatttggcccacaacattaccaagttatccctatacccatttgatatttacacaaaatgtcattacataccccaccaaccaacccacaattaaacctacaattacataccccacctattttttccctctttacccttactttttccactttttcttaaatactccaattttccctacgttacctttggtgtggtatggagAGAGTACTTAAGAAACTACTCCATATATAACTTACAGAATTAAGTATGAAGTAGAAACGCGTTTACGTTATTTTCTTGTATTCTAAGGCCTTgtttttttggactgaaactgtctgaactgaactgaaccgaacttaatggagctgaactgaattgaagtaagagttaatttatAAAGAGaagagctgaactgaattgaactgaactgtaCCGAATgaagctgaactaaactgaataaaattgaactgaaataaaataatctgaaattaagttcaaaagaacaaatctaatttttttttttttttttttttttttataaataacaTATTAACATTTCATGCTCCGTAGGCAGTCCAAAAAAATCACTCGTATCTACTCCGTAGTAGGTTAGTGATGATCAGTCACATAATTGATTAAAGGTGACCCACGTGAACTACAAAACAAGCCAAGGAAAGTAGACCCCCTCACCAATAATGTTGTACTTACATTAACAATTGCAAAAGATGTTGTGTGGTCTTTataattacaaaaataaaccccTTTACTTTAGTTGCC from Silene latifolia isolate original U9 population chromosome 2, ASM4854445v1, whole genome shotgun sequence encodes the following:
- the LOC141643721 gene encoding protein BZR1 homolog 1-like; this translates as MAGSTGRLPTWKERENNKKRERRRRAIAAKIFAGLRSQGNYKLPKHCDNNEVLKSLCLEAGWIVEDDGTTYRQGCRPSPMEIGGTSTNISGCSSVQQSPQSSAYPSPIPSYHASPTSSSFPSPSRYDSNPSSYLLPFLQNLASIPTNLPPIRISSSAPVTPPLSSPTSRGSKRKSDWECLSNSNGSGSQQSMRHHPLFAVSAPSSPSRRNNNNIATPTIPECDESDASTVDSGRWVSFQTGAPLGAPSSPTFNLVKQAVAQHSSIQESFNGMSLGWGRGSEFEFENGAAVNAWEGERIHEVGAEDLELTLGGAKARS